In Kangiella koreensis DSM 16069, a single window of DNA contains:
- a CDS encoding PilZ domain-containing protein — protein sequence MSEQERRNFSRIEYNAKVLIEQGEHKSVGSVIELSLNGVLIDAKSKLDQSQPVDVQIIIDEFSPAIHLKAEIVHHQDQQYGLRTLEIDIDSMLQLRTIIGMHNDDPDEIHRESDALWKTKVEEKNS from the coding sequence GTGTCCGAACAGGAAAGACGAAACTTTTCGCGCATTGAATACAATGCCAAAGTACTCATTGAACAGGGAGAACACAAATCTGTGGGCTCTGTTATTGAGCTATCGCTGAATGGTGTTCTTATTGACGCAAAATCAAAACTGGACCAGTCGCAACCTGTTGACGTACAAATCATCATTGATGAATTCTCACCAGCCATTCACTTAAAGGCAGAAATTGTCCATCATCAAGACCAGCAATACGGCTTAAGAACTTTAGAAATTGATATTGATAGTATGCTGCAGCTTAGAACCATCATCGGTATGCATAATGATGATCCCGATGAGATTCATCGAGAGTCAGACGCTCTCTGGAAAACTAAAGTAGAAGAAAAAAATAGCTAG
- a CDS encoding class I SAM-dependent methyltransferase — translation MTNVNLRQFKPEKLYPPRGFIKPVIKQPQYLEIGAGRGKHALMFAHDNPDKQLIAIERTRNKFNDFADKSQQLSLDNLLPIHADAIPWTVHALGPKSLAGVFILYPNPEPKNASQRWLNMPFFEFLLSRMQDNTQLILATNIQSYIEEAEQQAKDLWQLSPIITNVDKGSERTHFEVKYLARGETCWQLELVKPQGYKTRFDGWVAS, via the coding sequence ATGACGAATGTCAATTTGCGCCAGTTTAAACCTGAAAAATTGTATCCACCTCGTGGTTTTATTAAACCGGTGATAAAGCAACCACAATATTTAGAAATTGGCGCAGGTCGTGGGAAACATGCATTAATGTTTGCTCACGACAATCCTGATAAACAGTTAATTGCCATTGAGCGCACACGGAATAAATTTAATGACTTTGCTGATAAGTCTCAGCAGTTATCACTTGATAATTTATTGCCTATACATGCGGATGCCATTCCCTGGACTGTGCATGCTTTAGGGCCCAAAAGTCTGGCAGGAGTCTTCATTCTTTATCCTAACCCAGAACCGAAAAATGCGAGTCAACGTTGGCTTAATATGCCTTTTTTTGAATTCTTGCTATCGCGAATGCAAGATAATACCCAATTAATTTTGGCAACGAATATCCAATCTTATATTGAAGAGGCCGAGCAACAAGCCAAAGACTTATGGCAGTTGTCACCAATCATTACTAACGTGGATAAAGGTTCTGAAAGAACGCATTTTGAAGTGAAGTATTTGGCGAGAGGGGAAACTTGTTGGCAACTTGAGTTAGTGAAACCGCAAGGCTATAAGACTCGCTTTGATGGATGGGTTGCAAGCTAA
- a CDS encoding Tll0287-like domain-containing protein, giving the protein MKKVLTTLLILLIIAGVGYYGWQQYQEAQTKLWEEKAQLAEETLKPIKMQFKETLMNGMQQGVVTAIDYCNLEAPEITEKVPEGVEVGRTSHRVRNPANEPTDLLQAPLDYYLEMERRGEKANGQITQLPSGEWLYVEPIYTQPMCLACHGQNIATEVQTAINEKYPDDQATGFKEGELRGMFWLKLAEDFGSQN; this is encoded by the coding sequence ATGAAAAAAGTATTGACCACTCTCCTCATCTTGCTGATTATTGCAGGCGTTGGTTATTATGGCTGGCAACAATATCAGGAAGCTCAGACCAAGTTGTGGGAAGAAAAAGCGCAGTTGGCTGAAGAAACACTTAAGCCTATCAAGATGCAATTCAAAGAGACTCTAATGAACGGGATGCAACAGGGAGTGGTTACAGCTATTGATTACTGCAATCTGGAAGCGCCCGAAATTACAGAGAAGGTGCCTGAAGGCGTTGAAGTTGGGCGTACCAGTCATCGTGTGCGTAATCCAGCCAATGAACCAACTGATTTACTGCAGGCCCCGCTTGACTATTATCTTGAAATGGAACGCCGAGGCGAAAAAGCTAATGGACAGATTACCCAGCTTCCTAGCGGTGAATGGTTATATGTCGAGCCCATCTACACCCAGCCAATGTGTCTAGCCTGTCATGGTCAAAACATTGCGACAGAAGTACAAACTGCTATCAATGAAAAGTATCCCGATGACCAAGCCACCGGCTTTAAAGAAGGCGAGCTGCGCGGCATGTTCTGGCTAAAGTTAGCAGAAGATTTCGGGTCACAAAATTAA
- the radA gene encoding DNA repair protein RadA translates to MAKVKTIYVCQECGTETPQWAGQCGACKAWNSLVEQVDAKKATSSKTSRFTGYSGQATKVVRMDKVDLSELPRMSSGLSELDRVLGGGLVPGSVVLMGGDPGIGKSTILLQSLCKISETDSVLYVTGEESLQQVTMRAQRLGLATGDFSLLTETQVEQITTQALMQKPKVMVVDSIQTIYTEMLQSAPGGVAQVRESAAQLVRFAKQTGITLLVVGHVTKDGALAGPRVLEHMVDAVLYFEGERDGRLRLLRAVKNRFGAVNELGVFAMTDEGLKQVKNPSAIFLSKYQDPVSGSAVMATWEGTRPMLVEIQALVDTSYAPQPRRIAVGLDHQRIAMLLAVLNRHAGIATHDQDVFANVVGGVRVMETSSDLALVASIISSLRNRPLEAHTVIFGEIGLAGEIRPVPNGQERLKEAAKHGFKRAIVPEGNKPPKAMEGLEVIGVSRMDQFIQLI, encoded by the coding sequence ATGGCAAAAGTAAAAACAATATATGTCTGCCAGGAATGCGGCACCGAAACCCCGCAATGGGCCGGGCAATGTGGTGCATGTAAAGCATGGAACTCTTTGGTCGAACAGGTCGATGCTAAGAAAGCAACCAGTTCCAAAACGTCACGCTTTACAGGTTATTCAGGTCAGGCAACTAAAGTGGTCAGAATGGACAAGGTGGACTTGTCTGAATTGCCCCGCATGTCATCAGGTCTGTCAGAGCTTGATCGCGTTCTGGGTGGTGGCCTGGTACCCGGCTCAGTGGTCTTGATGGGCGGAGATCCGGGAATTGGTAAATCGACTATCTTGTTACAAAGCCTGTGTAAAATTAGTGAGACCGATTCGGTTTTATACGTCACCGGCGAGGAGTCGCTGCAGCAGGTGACCATGCGTGCGCAGCGCTTAGGATTAGCCACAGGTGACTTTTCCTTATTGACCGAAACACAGGTTGAACAAATCACCACTCAAGCCTTGATGCAAAAGCCGAAAGTGATGGTGGTGGATTCGATCCAAACCATTTACACCGAAATGTTGCAGTCTGCACCGGGTGGCGTGGCTCAGGTTCGAGAAAGTGCCGCTCAGCTGGTTCGTTTTGCCAAGCAGACCGGGATTACTTTGTTGGTCGTAGGTCATGTTACTAAGGATGGCGCTCTGGCCGGACCGCGTGTGTTGGAACACATGGTCGATGCTGTGCTGTATTTTGAAGGGGAACGTGACGGTCGTTTACGATTATTACGCGCTGTCAAAAACCGTTTTGGTGCAGTTAATGAGCTAGGTGTTTTTGCCATGACCGATGAAGGTTTGAAGCAGGTGAAAAATCCGTCAGCGATTTTCCTGTCGAAATACCAAGATCCGGTATCAGGAAGCGCAGTGATGGCAACCTGGGAAGGAACGCGTCCTATGCTGGTTGAAATTCAGGCGCTCGTTGATACCTCGTATGCACCACAGCCGCGTCGAATTGCGGTAGGCCTGGATCATCAGCGAATAGCCATGTTGTTGGCGGTACTCAACCGTCATGCTGGTATCGCGACTCATGATCAAGATGTGTTTGCCAACGTAGTGGGCGGTGTCAGGGTGATGGAAACCAGTTCCGATCTGGCGTTAGTAGCATCGATTATTTCCAGTTTGCGTAATCGTCCTTTAGAAGCGCACACCGTTATATTCGGCGAAATAGGTTTGGCAGGAGAGATTCGCCCCGTGCCCAATGGCCAGGAGCGTTTAAAAGAAGCAGCTAAGCATGGCTTTAAGCGCGCCATAGTGCCTGAGGGCAATAAACCGCCGAAAGCAATGGAAGGTTTAGAAGTGATTGGGGTAAGCCGGATGGATCAGTTCATCCAGCTCATTTAA
- a CDS encoding 3-deoxy-7-phosphoheptulonate synthase, with product MSNRYADEWSPDSWKRKPVSQQIKYGNSEALAQVIDKLRQLPPLVSATEVDSLKSHIADAQAGKAFILQGGDCAESFSDCNAEAISQKVRLLMSLSLLVSQQTKKPVVRIGRIAGQYAKPRSELTETQDQTTLPSYRGDLVNHVHFSESSRMPDPARMLQGYSYASLTLNYIRSLLEGDISDLFQLEQESQNLLSLKTNAKLHQSLDQFREAMRLFHQANGPQHNSRHWLEFFTSHEALHLHYEEALTRKANNGKWYNLSTHYPWVGMRTTIQDSAHIEYLRGIANPIAIKVGKNLSPETLVELCKVLNPNNEAGRLTLIQRFGHQSIAQVLPDMIKAVQAAELKVLWSCDPMHGNTRVSANGIKTRDFLHIQSELQQAFEIHATHHSHLGGVHLEMTAEAVMECVGGSYGVTEQELDKAYTSLVDPRLNAAQVFELIDSIEQKQQHLHKIDTKHVSSS from the coding sequence ATGAGCAACAGATACGCTGATGAATGGTCGCCCGATAGTTGGAAGCGTAAACCAGTCAGTCAGCAAATAAAATATGGCAACTCTGAGGCATTGGCGCAGGTTATCGATAAATTGCGTCAGTTACCGCCTTTGGTATCAGCCACTGAAGTGGATAGCTTAAAAAGTCATATTGCGGATGCACAGGCAGGAAAAGCCTTTATTCTGCAAGGTGGCGATTGCGCCGAATCCTTTTCCGACTGCAATGCTGAAGCTATTTCGCAGAAAGTTCGCCTGTTAATGAGCTTAAGTTTGCTGGTCAGCCAGCAAACGAAGAAGCCCGTTGTTCGAATTGGCCGAATTGCAGGTCAATATGCTAAACCGCGCTCTGAACTCACCGAAACCCAAGATCAAACGACTTTGCCGAGTTATCGGGGCGATCTGGTTAACCATGTCCATTTCAGTGAATCATCTCGCATGCCGGATCCGGCACGGATGTTGCAGGGCTATAGCTATGCGTCATTGACGCTAAACTATATTCGCTCTTTGCTTGAAGGCGATATCAGCGACCTGTTCCAGCTTGAACAGGAATCGCAGAACCTCTTGTCGCTAAAAACAAATGCTAAGTTGCACCAGAGCCTGGATCAATTTCGCGAAGCCATGCGCCTGTTCCATCAAGCCAATGGCCCACAGCATAATAGCCGACACTGGCTGGAATTCTTTACCAGCCACGAAGCCCTGCACCTACATTACGAAGAAGCACTGACCCGAAAAGCAAATAATGGCAAGTGGTACAACCTATCGACCCATTATCCTTGGGTCGGAATGCGCACCACCATTCAGGACAGCGCGCATATCGAATACCTTCGTGGCATCGCTAACCCAATTGCCATCAAAGTCGGCAAAAACTTGTCACCAGAAACTTTGGTTGAGTTATGTAAGGTACTCAATCCTAATAATGAAGCTGGTCGCTTAACCCTTATTCAAAGATTTGGTCATCAGTCCATCGCTCAGGTGTTACCGGATATGATCAAGGCTGTCCAGGCAGCAGAGCTCAAGGTGCTATGGAGCTGCGATCCAATGCACGGTAATACCCGTGTCAGCGCGAATGGTATAAAAACCAGAGACTTTCTACATATCCAAAGCGAGCTTCAGCAGGCATTTGAGATTCATGCCACTCACCACAGCCATCTTGGTGGCGTACACCTGGAAATGACCGCTGAAGCAGTCATGGAGTGCGTTGGCGGCAGCTATGGAGTCACTGAGCAAGAGCTTGATAAAGCCTACACCAGTTTGGTTGATCCTCGCTTAAATGCAGCCCAAGTCTTTGAATTAATCGATTCAATCGAGCAAAAACAGCAACATTTACATAAAATTGACACAAAACACGTATCATCTTCTTGA
- a CDS encoding DUF2970 domain-containing protein, producing MSEQHSNTQHNLSDNTNNNTNDDSNDNKQEPAKDGTGFWSTVKSVVGAMFGVQSEEQRQKDFEKGSALNFIIGGIVFVIVFIFTILYFVNSALESAGQ from the coding sequence ATGAGCGAGCAACACTCTAATACTCAACACAACCTTTCTGACAACACCAACAACAACACTAACGACGATTCTAACGACAACAAGCAGGAGCCAGCCAAAGACGGCACCGGTTTCTGGTCAACTGTGAAAAGTGTAGTTGGCGCCATGTTCGGGGTTCAATCCGAAGAGCAACGTCAAAAGGACTTTGAAAAAGGCAGCGCCTTAAACTTCATTATTGGCGGCATCGTATTCGTTATTGTTTTTATATTCACCATTCTGTACTTCGTGAATTCAGCACTGGAAAGCGCTGGACAGTAA
- a CDS encoding Dam family site-specific DNA-(adenine-N6)-methyltransferase: MSVLKPTSYQRPFLKWAGGKFRLLPRILKVLPEGNKLIEPFAGSGALFLNADYDRYLLADINPDLIDVFNHLKKGKTSFIDYCAQYFTDQYNNQKTFYELREHFNQLKPGKERAALFVYFNRHGYNGLCRYNRSGGFNVPFGRYKKPYFPAREMELFAEKAKRAEFRCQSFSKTMAHTRKGNVIYCDPPYLPWSLTANFTSYSQQEFSLDNQRELALEAKKLAKRDVPVVISNHDTDFARLIYAKAKDLQSFPVRRFISCDGAGRNNAQELIVVYRK; this comes from the coding sequence ATGTCTGTACTAAAGCCCACTTCCTATCAAAGACCTTTCCTTAAGTGGGCGGGTGGCAAGTTTCGATTATTGCCGCGAATTCTAAAAGTTTTACCTGAAGGTAATAAACTGATCGAACCCTTTGCTGGTTCCGGTGCATTATTCCTCAATGCTGATTATGACCGCTATTTACTGGCTGATATAAATCCAGATTTGATCGATGTTTTCAATCATCTGAAAAAAGGTAAAACCTCCTTTATCGATTACTGCGCTCAATATTTCACAGACCAATACAATAATCAGAAAACTTTTTACGAATTACGCGAACACTTTAATCAACTGAAGCCGGGAAAAGAGCGGGCCGCTTTATTCGTGTATTTCAATCGCCACGGATACAACGGATTGTGTCGCTATAATCGTTCGGGTGGTTTTAACGTACCCTTTGGGCGTTATAAGAAACCCTATTTCCCCGCCCGAGAAATGGAGCTATTTGCTGAAAAGGCCAAGCGCGCAGAGTTTCGTTGCCAGAGCTTCAGTAAAACTATGGCACATACGCGAAAAGGCAATGTCATTTATTGTGATCCGCCTTATCTACCCTGGTCATTAACCGCCAACTTCACCAGCTATAGCCAACAGGAGTTTTCGCTCGACAATCAGCGTGAGCTGGCACTCGAAGCGAAGAAACTAGCAAAACGAGACGTACCGGTTGTTATCTCCAATCATGACACCGACTTTGCCCGTCTTATCTACGCCAAAGCCAAAGATCTGCAATCCTTCCCGGTACGACGCTTTATCTCCTGCGATGGCGCGGGACGTAACAATGCCCAGGAATTGATAGTGGTTTATCGGAAGTAG
- a CDS encoding alpha/beta fold hydrolase, with amino-acid sequence MTQVQSKAVFIFAHGAGADSNSEFMQSMARQISHPTIEVVLFDFPYMIKRQQTGKKSPPDRMPKLIEAYQQQIAEHMKGRKVFIGGKSMGGRVASMIADDEQVDGLICMGYPFHPPGKPENLRTDHLKALKIPTLILQGTRDPFGKPEEVATYGLSSSINVHWLEDGNHSLETLKRSEITTEQSWQLAAQQARTFIIERI; translated from the coding sequence ATGACCCAAGTTCAATCTAAAGCCGTCTTTATATTTGCCCATGGTGCTGGCGCTGATTCCAACTCAGAGTTTATGCAAAGTATGGCTCGGCAAATAAGTCACCCTACCATTGAGGTAGTTCTGTTTGATTTCCCTTACATGATCAAACGCCAACAGACAGGTAAAAAGTCGCCACCGGATCGTATGCCAAAACTTATCGAAGCCTATCAGCAGCAGATTGCAGAGCATATGAAGGGACGCAAAGTCTTTATTGGCGGTAAATCTATGGGAGGGCGTGTAGCCAGTATGATTGCGGATGATGAGCAGGTTGATGGCTTGATCTGTATGGGTTATCCGTTTCACCCGCCGGGCAAACCAGAAAACCTAAGAACGGATCATCTGAAAGCTCTTAAAATACCGACCTTAATTCTTCAGGGTACGCGAGATCCATTTGGCAAGCCTGAAGAGGTGGCAACTTATGGATTATCTTCAAGTATTAATGTTCATTGGCTGGAAGATGGTAACCACAGTTTAGAAACTCTCAAGCGCTCTGAGATAACTACTGAGCAGAGCTGGCAACTCGCCGCTCAGCAAGCCCGGACGTTTATTATTGAACGGATTTAA
- a CDS encoding diacylglycerol kinase — protein MSLMKPGKTGIPRILDATKYSWQGLKGAWLGEAAFRQELALAVLLVPLAFVLGGTTAEIAIMLLTLGVVLMAELANSAIEAVVDRIGSEQHPLSGRAKDIGSAMVFIALLFTGIVWGTICYFNFFT, from the coding sequence ATGTCATTAATGAAACCCGGAAAGACAGGTATTCCTCGCATTCTTGATGCTACCAAGTATTCGTGGCAAGGACTTAAAGGCGCCTGGCTTGGTGAAGCTGCGTTCCGCCAGGAGCTGGCTCTAGCCGTGCTTCTAGTGCCTTTGGCTTTTGTGCTTGGCGGTACCACAGCCGAAATCGCTATTATGTTATTAACATTAGGCGTAGTTTTGATGGCCGAATTGGCGAATTCAGCGATTGAAGCAGTGGTTGATCGCATTGGTTCAGAGCAGCACCCGTTATCTGGCCGCGCTAAAGATATTGGCTCCGCCATGGTCTTTATTGCGCTACTGTTTACCGGCATTGTATGGGGCACTATTTGTTACTTTAATTTCTTCACCTAA
- the bioD gene encoding dethiobiotin synthase codes for MKEKIFIAGTDTEVGKTFITQSLINAILHCDKQVFGLKPIASGAELIEGQWVNEDGQKILDLTRRSPGFAQISYKEVNPLTFEPAIAPHIAAQEAGVELSISELNRLIQFPQSEYLLIEGAGGWLTPLNDTETYADWVEQKGVDVILVVGMKLGCLNHAMLTVRDIERRGLKLRGWVANFVYGEMNRSEQNLDWLTKNISAPCLGVIPFQESSDLQDADIDTASGLLNLQILL; via the coding sequence ATGAAAGAAAAAATATTCATCGCCGGCACTGATACCGAAGTCGGAAAAACCTTTATAACTCAGTCGCTTATCAATGCAATATTGCATTGTGATAAGCAGGTTTTTGGCCTGAAACCGATTGCTTCCGGAGCGGAGTTAATTGAAGGGCAGTGGGTTAATGAAGATGGGCAAAAAATCCTCGATTTAACGCGAAGAAGCCCCGGTTTTGCTCAAATTAGTTATAAAGAGGTCAACCCTTTGACTTTCGAACCTGCTATTGCACCGCACATCGCGGCTCAAGAAGCCGGTGTTGAATTGTCGATTTCTGAGCTCAATCGGCTGATCCAGTTTCCACAAAGTGAGTACCTGTTAATCGAGGGTGCTGGCGGCTGGTTAACCCCACTTAATGACACAGAAACCTATGCTGACTGGGTTGAACAGAAGGGGGTGGACGTCATTTTAGTGGTGGGTATGAAATTAGGCTGCCTTAACCACGCCATGTTGACAGTCAGAGATATTGAGCGTCGTGGCTTGAAGCTACGCGGCTGGGTGGCTAATTTTGTGTACGGCGAAATGAACCGTAGTGAACAGAATCTTGATTGGCTTACAAAGAATATTTCAGCGCCTTGCCTTGGAGTTATCCCGTTTCAAGAGAGCTCGGATTTACAAGACGCTGATATCGATACTGCCAGCGGTTTATTGAACCTGCAGATTTTGCTTTGA
- the bioC gene encoding malonyl-ACP O-methyltransferase BioC, with amino-acid sequence MSKTMQPKINQIAKDDIARSFSRAAKTYDDAAFFQKVAGERLLERLQYFKLQPRNILDLGCGTGYFTRELSKRYPGAKVTGADLATGMIEYCCAQSDQEEYVCADALRLPFESDSFDFVFSNLTFQWIDELPQLFQELNRVLKPEGLLLFTTLGPDTLYELKHSWAAVNDYQHVNNFIDMHHVGDAMLSARLSDPVVDSEPVIIGYNKAVELMRDLKNIGAHNIDSSRNHGLTSPSQLRQLEQEYQQFKLDDGQLPATYELVYGHAFGTEVSPAMGYHDYAVEIG; translated from the coding sequence ATGAGTAAGACTATGCAACCAAAGATTAATCAGATTGCAAAAGATGATATTGCACGTTCTTTTAGCCGCGCGGCTAAAACCTATGATGATGCAGCCTTTTTTCAGAAAGTTGCCGGAGAGCGGTTATTGGAGCGTCTTCAGTATTTTAAATTACAGCCTCGAAATATTTTAGATTTAGGTTGTGGCACCGGCTACTTTACCCGTGAACTGAGCAAGCGTTATCCGGGAGCCAAAGTGACTGGTGCTGATCTGGCTACAGGTATGATTGAGTATTGTTGTGCTCAGTCTGATCAAGAAGAATACGTATGCGCCGATGCACTGAGACTGCCTTTTGAAAGTGATAGTTTTGACTTTGTTTTTTCGAACCTTACTTTTCAGTGGATTGATGAACTACCGCAATTATTTCAAGAACTAAACCGAGTCTTAAAACCGGAAGGATTATTACTATTTACTACCTTGGGCCCTGACACTTTATATGAGTTAAAGCATAGTTGGGCGGCTGTGAATGATTATCAGCATGTGAATAACTTTATTGATATGCACCACGTTGGCGATGCAATGCTAAGTGCCAGGCTTTCTGATCCTGTAGTGGATAGTGAGCCGGTGATCATTGGCTACAACAAAGCAGTTGAGCTGATGCGTGATTTAAAAAATATCGGTGCACACAATATTGATTCGAGCCGTAATCATGGCTTGACCAGCCCGAGTCAACTGCGTCAACTGGAACAAGAGTACCAACAGTTTAAATTAGATGATGGGCAATTGCCTGCGACTTACGAATTGGTGTATGGCCATGCGTTTGGCACTGAAGTTAGCCCAGCGATGGGCTATCATGATTACGCAGTTGAAATAGGCTAG
- the bioH gene encoding pimeloyl-ACP methyl ester esterase BioH → MSKLQPYIESRGQGPDLVLLHGWGLHSGIWEMLADDLAEHFTLHMIDLPGFGRSPIPGDPYTLNLLTEQVLKVAPENAHYLGWSLGGLIATNIAIESPDRINKLITVASNPRFVQQDDWQHAMKANIMDSFCRYLEEDYQGTIIRFLAIQAIGSETQKDDIRRLRDTVFIHGVPAAKALRGGLALLNDVDLREHLNKIEVPMLRLYGRLDSLVPAKTAEQVAELIPHSQHKVYPKASHAPFLSHKPLFVNDVKEFLHE, encoded by the coding sequence GTGAGTAAGTTACAACCTTATATTGAATCAAGAGGACAGGGCCCCGATCTGGTATTGTTGCATGGCTGGGGTTTGCACTCAGGCATCTGGGAAATGTTGGCTGATGACTTGGCAGAGCATTTCACATTACACATGATTGATTTACCCGGCTTTGGTCGCTCGCCCATCCCAGGCGATCCATACACGCTGAATTTATTGACCGAGCAGGTGCTCAAAGTAGCCCCAGAAAATGCGCACTATCTGGGCTGGTCATTAGGCGGACTGATTGCGACCAATATTGCGATTGAATCGCCTGACCGAATCAACAAATTAATTACGGTGGCTAGTAATCCACGCTTTGTTCAGCAGGATGACTGGCAGCACGCTATGAAAGCCAACATTATGGATAGCTTCTGCCGTTATCTGGAAGAAGATTACCAAGGAACCATTATTCGATTCCTGGCAATTCAGGCGATTGGTAGCGAAACGCAAAAGGATGATATTCGTCGATTAAGAGATACCGTATTTATCCATGGCGTACCTGCCGCTAAAGCCTTGCGTGGTGGTTTGGCATTACTGAATGATGTGGACCTGCGTGAGCATTTAAATAAAATTGAAGTCCCCATGTTGCGCCTTTACGGTAGATTGGATTCTTTAGTGCCAGCTAAAACGGCAGAACAAGTGGCTGAATTAATTCCACACAGCCAGCATAAGGTTTATCCCAAGGCTAGTCACGCACCATTCCTGTCGCACAAACCCTTATTCGTTAATGACGTGAAAGAGTTTTTACATGAGTAA
- the bioF gene encoding 8-amino-7-oxononanoate synthase, with amino-acid sequence MWQKLQARLEQRKAHDLLRQRLTLEGAQSVRIRAEGKEYLNFSSNDYLGLANHPKLIEAMQKAAKQYGVGSGASHLIIGHSEQHHALEEELAEFLGLERALLFSTGYMANYGVLTCLPDKNDLIIQDKLNHASLIDGGMASAAKMLRYAHADMDSFERQMKQPAESRLVVTDGVFSMDGDIAQLSELADSCKKHKASLMIDDAHGFGVLGEQGKGSLEHFGLTQGTADIYMATFGKALGGFGAFVAGSELLIESLIQFGRSYIYTTAMPAAVAAANRAGLNLIQEEAWRREKLAKNIDYFRRLASEYHIPLMPSQTAIQPVLIGRNDKTLAISRALKEAGILLVAIRPPTVPENSARLRVTLTAEHTTDDIDYLLEQLALQIKQMNEKT; translated from the coding sequence ATGTGGCAAAAACTGCAAGCCAGACTCGAGCAACGCAAAGCTCATGATTTGTTGCGTCAGCGTTTGACCCTTGAGGGGGCGCAAAGCGTACGTATTCGGGCTGAAGGCAAAGAGTATCTCAACTTCAGTAGCAATGACTATCTGGGGCTGGCTAACCATCCCAAATTAATCGAAGCGATGCAAAAAGCTGCGAAGCAGTATGGCGTTGGCAGTGGCGCATCGCATTTGATTATTGGTCACAGCGAACAGCATCATGCGCTGGAAGAAGAGCTTGCTGAATTTTTAGGCCTTGAGCGGGCTTTATTATTTTCCACAGGCTATATGGCGAACTATGGTGTCTTAACCTGTCTGCCGGATAAAAATGATCTGATTATTCAAGACAAGCTTAACCATGCTTCGCTAATTGATGGCGGTATGGCCAGTGCAGCGAAAATGCTGCGCTATGCTCATGCTGATATGGACTCATTCGAGCGGCAAATGAAACAGCCTGCCGAAAGCCGTTTGGTGGTGACGGATGGCGTATTCAGCATGGATGGTGACATTGCACAGCTTTCTGAGCTGGCTGACAGTTGCAAAAAACATAAAGCATCTTTGATGATCGATGATGCGCACGGTTTTGGTGTGCTGGGCGAGCAAGGCAAGGGTAGTCTTGAACACTTTGGTTTAACGCAAGGAACCGCTGACATTTATATGGCGACCTTTGGTAAAGCGCTTGGTGGCTTTGGTGCTTTTGTCGCAGGTAGCGAACTGTTGATTGAAAGCTTGATTCAGTTTGGCCGCAGTTATATATACACCACGGCGATGCCAGCAGCTGTTGCCGCAGCCAATCGGGCAGGTTTAAACTTGATTCAAGAAGAAGCATGGCGGCGAGAAAAGCTGGCTAAAAATATCGACTATTTCCGCAGGCTGGCCAGCGAATACCATATTCCATTAATGCCTTCACAAACCGCTATTCAGCCAGTGCTGATAGGACGCAATGACAAAACGTTGGCCATCAGCCGAGCGTTAAAAGAAGCGGGCATTTTATTGGTTGCCATCAGGCCACCAACAGTACCGGAAAACAGTGCGCGTTTGCGCGTGACGCTAACCGCTGAGCACACTACTGACGATATTGATTATTTGCTTGAGCAATTGGCGCTTCAGATTAAACAGATGAATGAAAAGACTTAA